One window of the Bradyrhizobium sp. NP1 genome contains the following:
- a CDS encoding cytochrome c produces the protein MTMRRSSLLALAGLGAAAGLVVALGLASGQAAPISYSLPEENVVFKPGPNLEVVQNNCTACHSADYVGTQPRGEKFKKDFWQAEVTKMIKVYGAPIDDADVPKIVDYLAATY, from the coding sequence ATGACCATGCGACGCTCATCCCTCCTCGCGCTGGCCGGCCTTGGCGCGGCCGCAGGCCTTGTAGTAGCCCTCGGTCTGGCCAGCGGCCAGGCGGCGCCGATCTCGTACAGCCTTCCCGAGGAGAATGTGGTCTTCAAGCCGGGGCCAAACCTCGAGGTGGTGCAGAACAACTGCACGGCCTGCCATTCCGCCGACTACGTCGGCACGCAGCCGCGCGGCGAGAAGTTCAAGAAGGACTTCTGGCAGGCCGAGGTGACCAAGATGATCAAGGTTTATGGGGCGCCGATCGACGACGCCGACGTTCCCAAGATCGTCGACTACCTCGCCGCCACCTATTGA
- a CDS encoding cold-shock protein, translated as MAKGTVKWFNPTKGYGFIQPASGGKDIFVHISAVQKAGLSTLNEGQTVEYDEVANRGRSSAENLKV; from the coding sequence ATGGCTAAAGGTACTGTTAAATGGTTCAACCCCACGAAGGGCTATGGATTTATCCAGCCCGCTTCGGGCGGGAAGGACATATTCGTGCATATTTCAGCGGTTCAGAAGGCCGGCCTGTCCACCCTCAACGAAGGGCAAACCGTCGAGTACGATGAGGTTGCCAATCGCGGCAGGAGCTCGGCCGAGAACCTCAAGGTCTAG